The genomic window GAGATTCGAACTCTCGCGGGGAAACCCCATGTACTTAGCAGGCACACGCCTTAACCACTCGGCCAAAGCGTCGGTGATGTGCAAGGCTACGATAGAATACATCTTGAAATAAGATTTCACTTTCAGTCGAGTGCAAGAAGAGGAAAGCAAGACGCGTCAAATCTATCAATCAGCTTCAGCCAAAGCCGAGAGCCCCCCCAAAAGAGAGAGAAGCACGCATccgatcgccggcgacgaccgaaTCTGTGCCGGGCGGCAGGAAGCAGAGCGGCGATGGCAGCGATGGCATCCCTGTACCGGCGTGTCcttccttcgccgccggccgtggaGTTCGCGTcggaggaggggaagcggcTGTTCTCGGAGGCCCTGGAGAGCGGGACCTTGCAAGGCTTCTTCAACCTCATCTCCGTGTTCCAGACGCAGTCGGAGCCGGCCTTCTGCGGCCTCGCCTCCCTCTCCGTCGTCCTCAACGCCCTCGCCATCGACCCGGGCCGCCAATGGAAGGGCCCCTGGAGGTGGTTCGACGAGTCCATGCTTGACTGCTGCGAGCCCCTCGACAAGGTGAAGGCGGAGGGCATCACCTTCGCCAAACTCGCCTGCCTCGCGCACTGCGCCGGTGCCAATGTCCGCTCCTTCCGCGCCGACCAGTCCACCATCCACGACTTCCGCCACCATCTCGTCCGCTCTGCCTCCTCCCAGGACTGCCATCTCATCGCATCCTACCACAGGAAGCCTTTCAAACAGGTTGTTTTTGTTAATCCTTCTCTTCTTCATTTCAAGGTCTTAATAACCAACCAATTTATCATTGCATTGCATTTCAGACTGGAACCGGCCATTTCTCTCCAATCGGCGGCTACCATGCCGGCCAAGACATGGCGCTTATCCTGGATGTCGCCCGCTTCAAATACCCTCCTCACTGGGTTCCACTCCCACTGCTTTGGGAAGCCATGAATACAACTGATGACGCAACTGGTCTACTCAGGGGGTCTCTTCTCTacccatcttcctcctctcctatcTTTCATACTAGAATGTACTGCCTCCCTTCTCAAATTGCACATGTCTCACGCCATTACTGTTTTTAACTATAcatcttttaaaaattataaccatatcatttttttcatgattaatCTACCAATATCAGCTTCGCATATAAAGTCCTATTACTGTTTTTAGTAATAATTTAAGATTTTGAGGTCGTCATGGAACAGAGGTAGTAGCTTGAGAATTCTCAGCTTCtacctactactccctccgttccatattataagacgttttggcaTCTCtcgtctagattcactaacattcatttgaatttagacacatatatgaagCACATATATAGATTCAGGCATGAACCTATTCAAAACCCTGTAcgtcttataatgtgaaatagAGTAAGTAGTTCAATTTCTGAATAATGGAGCTACTGATTCTCTGATGAGAATCTGCACTGTTGGGAGCTGGAGATTCTTTGAGCTGCCCCAAACAGGGCCTTTGGTTTGTTAGCAACGATTACTCTTGATGAAGCAATTGGGGCACTGTTATATCTTATTCAATCCTTTGTGCAATTAAACTCCCATTTCTTTAAGAAAGCCTCCTTACTGGATGGtacatttatgttttctttgCTGCAGTAATTGTTGTGGTTCGCAAGTAGTTGTAGGGCCTGTTACTTCCTTTTTTGGGCAGCCATCTAATTGCAGGGAGCATTAGTTATGATCTCTTCAGTTTGATTGCCCAGTTTTTCTTTCTAATTGGCAGAGATTGCTTAAATCTGATGGGGTGTCCTTTTTTTGGGTGGTTTAGCACTTAGGTTTAGATGAATATACATGTTACATCACTTGCATTTGGTATTGTGGAAAATAGCAACTTGTAGCATTGAACTTAAACATCACACTAGGTGTATCTTCCACGTGTTGCTGTGGAGATGACAGTGCTTTTCTAATAAAACTGCGTGGAATAATATAATTGCTATAGGAGGGTAAAGTAGAATATACTTTAGAAGCTGTGGCCTGTGGGAAGAATAACAAATTTGCTGTtgttatatgatggaaaagtctATTTGGTTTCTCAACTTGTCGTGTGATTTGCCTTTGCGTCTCGACTCTAATACCTGATATTACTtgtccatcatatcaaaatgaTGCAAATACTGTCCCTATGCTTGTTTTGCAAGTGTTTTTTTAGTGAGGTGGCTTCCCACATCATCACTTTTTTTGCCATGATATCTGCCTATCAATTAGACACTCATGTTAGTCATGCCTCTTCcgttataatagaaaaaaaatattaagaaaaGAGATGAAAATCATATGCATACATGGATAATCCGAATGGCCCCATCATGTTCCTTATTTTTTGCTGACTTATTTTCCATGTGCGCAGTCCAGTAGGATGCCACATATGACAAAACCACCAATATACCTACCAGGGACATCatttgcatggttttgatagttgagggatgaGTTTTATCTGGTGCTGGATTTGAGGAGCGGAAATTAAACCACATTAAGAATTGAGGGTCCAAATATGTACCTTTTCCTTATTTATTGGGATACATGGAATTCTTGTACTGCACAGTGACTGCACTGATATAGACATGCACACTAAAGTACTCACTTCAATCTGCACCCATCCACTCGAAGACGCAGACCATATTTTCATCCACTGCCCCTTTGCTTCGGCCTTCTGGAATCTGATACAAGTCTCTCCAAACCGCACATCAATCATCCGTATACATCAGGTCACCCCCTCCGGATAACTCCCAAACCGTCTCCAAGGCACCTTCCTGTTACTCTGCTTCTGGAGACTTTGGCTTCACAGGAATGAAATCATCTTCAACTACCTGCCTCCCTCAGTTCATCGCCTACTTCGTGCCTGCATAGAGGATGCAGGGCTCTGGACTCAGCGGCTTAGACAGATCGACCTTCCTATTGCCGCCACCTGGAAATCCCTTTTTTTCGGGTGCTCTGCAGTTACTGTATATTGTGTTTAAAACTTTGTACAgtgttttcccttaaaaaaaaactataagcaGCTAAATGATACAGCTAGCCCACTTGCTGCTTGAATGATGATGTGGAGAGGTAGGCTTGGCAAAGTTGCCTTGTAAACACAAATTAATTTTCACTGTAATTATTTGAAATTATAAGTTTAGAACGTATGATGTAATTATTTGAAAccgttgcaagttgcaacacaCAGGTATTAAGCTAGTCAAAAGAATaatatacaattttaaaatagtcagCATATAAAGTAAGCATGGTACAAAAATATGCAAATGCTGTTATTTGATCTTATCTTATAAGTTTACTTAAAAGAGCAACTTTTAGTTCCTGTGAAATGTTCCTAAGAAAATCAAAAGGGCAGATACATGTTTCTTTGCTGAACTCATACTGTGTAAAAAAACATCGACAATCACACTGATATCTGATATTGTTTATTTATTGCTGATAGCATAAGTGTATTCTGATTaagatatttatattatttatagCTGTAGATATCATTTAGATCCATCACAGTAATAATATAAGGACTTTAAGTTAGTTTTTCTTGCCAAACTAAAGGGTTTATATGCTGTGAAATAAAGTAAACTACAAACTACATATTAAAACCCatctaaaagaaaaacaacataaTACCTTTAACATCTCGTGGGCAGCAAGCATTGACTCATTTCATCAGCAAATATTTTATACCTGATCTATTGCATTTCCACTTCAGTAGCTCATCTCTCCTTTGTTTTGCTATTACTTTCAGAATGTCCTGACCAAATACATTTCATGAACACAACTAAAACAACATATCTGTAAAAAAACAGTACAGAATTGAAGGAAATAATAGGAAAATGAGAATTGAAAAGTGCGAAGAAAAGCAATATGCAAGGAAAAACAGGATTGTTGTGATTCACTGGACTCACCAGATGAAAGAGCATATGCCATTCATTGGTAGACAGAGTTAGAGGGTTGGAGAAACAATGTTAGGAAGTTTTGCTTGCTCCAGTTTCCTCCTCCGTATCTATCCAGTTATTCAGACTCAAGTGCATGTTGGCATTTTGGGAGATCCAGACAGCAATAAAAACTTGACTTTATGGCTTTATTGTTATTGGGATCAGGAACTTCCGAACTTGGCAATTTAGCTTGGTCACATGACTCACATCTAACACCATTTCTTCCGCATCCAACCTCCATACTGTCAACTCCATACCTGTTTATGAGGAGACAACAACTGTGAACTGTCTCCGCGGTTCTTCCTTTGTGCAGCATATTTTTTTGTTCATTTGTTTCATCCCCATACATCAAATGGTTGTTTACATAACAGTGATCCAATGGTTGGTAAATTATGATTACTAGAAaagatgcccgtgcgttgcaacgggtggaTGCTATttcaatcttattattattatacggtttagctagggtgaaattcactgtgggagtccgatttttatctcaagttagtatgcaagtttttttacaaaatttcttatacgactcttttcgtattttcaaaagcaaacgaacttaaaatccgactcaaacacggatatgtattccaaaagcaaacgaacttaaaaccgactcaaacacggatggcgtaccaaaataccggcaaaaacatcttcaatttttataatagtagagatgtgGATACCATGATATTTACCTTTGCTGCAAAACATTATAGGGGAGAAATTACATTTGCGTTATTTCCTATAGATACAAAATTGAGTATCATTTCAGTTTTACACTCAATTGCCAAACTATCTGTACTTGTCTTTGCCTTTTTATTCATGCCAGTTTAAGATACTGCCATCTTGATATTTGAAGGTTCATGCTTATCTCAAGGCACACTGCAGCTCCTTCATTGCTCTACACAGTGGTAAACATGCCAATGCTTGGTATATCGAATTCAAGTGGGTACATTGATATAATTTCCTTTATATCATTCCTTTAGCTTTTGTGCAGAGTTGCAGAGATGAAAGCTGGAAAAGCATGGCGAAGTATTGCATGGAAGATGTACCCGATCTTCTTAAGGATGAGAGTGTAGACAATGTTCCAGCACTTCTGTCCCGCTTAGTGAAATCCCTTCCTGCCAATGCTGGAAATTTGATCAAATGGGTTATTGAAGTTAGGAGACAAGAGGAAGGAGGATCAGGATTAAgcaaagaggaggaagaaaggctTATTTTGAAGGTCATCttcaaccttttcttttcaatctgGGATTCTGGATcagaattttctttttgtctctTTTAACACACCTTACGCTGTGTGCACTTGCAGGAAATGATACTACAGCAAGTCCGTGATACTGAGCTTTTTAGATTAGTCCGTGAACTGCAATTCACTAAGCAGCCATGTTGTAGTTGCTCATATTCAAGTGATGATGATTCCTTTACCCGGATTGCAGCCTCTGTGTGCTGTCAAGGGGCCGCATTGCTAACAGGGAATCTTTCATCAAAAGATGGGTTCTGCTGCAGAGAAACTTGCTTCAAATGTGTACAAGTGGATGGTGATGGGCCTAAGACTGTCGTTACAGGCACAGCGGTTTCAGGAGTCAATGAACAAAGTGTTGATATGCTTCTACCGATATCCACATTGGAAACAAGCGTGTGCAATTCAAATTCAAGCAACGAGGTTGTCAAATATCCATCTAGAACAGATATTTTAACTGTTCTATTGCTGGCTTTACATCCTAGCACATGGGTGGGCATTAAAGACGAGAGGCTGAAAGCTGAATTCCAGAGTCTTATTTCAACAGACATTCTTCATGATGATCTTAAACGAGAGGTTTGTTGTATTAATCCAAACATCCCTTGCTCCCTACTCCCTAGCAAGATTTGTTTTCTAGATAAAATAGGATGTAAATCATGCCTAGTTTTGTGCCAAACAGATCTACTTTAAAGGAACCTTGTCAGACGAAATTATCGTTTCCACCTTCCACCACAAGATAAAATAAGATGTAAATCACGTCTAGTTTTGTGCCAAAAGATCAGTTGTATAGGGCCTACTTTAAAGGAACTTGACTAGACGAAATTATCGTTTCCACTTTCCACCACAAGACAGAATAGTTAACCCAATGTTTAGGGGAGACGAGAGTAGTAGTCACTGATGAGCATAATAAAAGAGAAAGGAGGAAAAGGAA from Oryza glaberrima chromosome 6, OglaRS2, whole genome shotgun sequence includes these protein-coding regions:
- the LOC127776707 gene encoding glutathione gamma-glutamylcysteinyltransferase 1-like isoform X2; the encoded protein is MAAMASLYRRVLPSPPAVEFASEEGKRLFSEALESGTLQGFFNLISVFQTQSEPAFCGLASLSVVLNALAIDPGRQWKGPWRWFDESMLDCCEPLDKVKAEGITFAKLACLAHCAGANVRSFRADQSTIHDFRHHLVRSASSQDCHLIASYHRKPFKQTGTGHFSPIGGYHAGQDMALILDVARFKYPPHWVPLPLLWEAMNTTDDATGLLRGFMLISRHTAAPSLLYTVLLCRVAEMKAGKAWRSIAWKMYPIFLRMRV
- the LOC127776707 gene encoding glutathione gamma-glutamylcysteinyltransferase 1-like isoform X1, which produces MAAMASLYRRVLPSPPAVEFASEEGKRLFSEALESGTLQGFFNLISVFQTQSEPAFCGLASLSVVLNALAIDPGRQWKGPWRWFDESMLDCCEPLDKVKAEGITFAKLACLAHCAGANVRSFRADQSTIHDFRHHLVRSASSQDCHLIASYHRKPFKQTGTGHFSPIGGYHAGQDMALILDVARFKYPPHWVPLPLLWEAMNTTDDATGLLRGFMLISRHTAAPSLLYTVSCRDESWKSMAKYCMEDVPDLLKDESVDNVPALLSRLVKSLPANAGNLIKWVIEVRRQEEGGSGLSKEEEERLILKEMILQQVRDTELFRLVRELQFTKQPCCSCSYSSDDDSFTRIAASVCCQGAALLTGNLSSKDGFCCRETCFKCVQVDGDGPKTVVTGTAVSGVNEQSVDMLLPISTLETSVCNSNSSNEVVKYPSRTDILTVLLLALHPSTWVGIKDERLKAEFQSLISTDILHDDLKREILHLRRQLHYVRSCKEEEYGDPVPQSH